The DNA region GCAATACGGGACATTGGTCAAACTCTTCCGGGTTTACCTCCGGCTTCTTATTCAGGAATGTTCTTAATAGTTCCAGCGGGACGCGCGTCGCTGCCGCCTGTGGATCATTCATAATAAGTCGGGTTAAATCCCGATTATTGGTAATCAGTTGCATACGCGATACTTGCTTCACAGAGATTCGTATATGATCCAGTAAAGCCGGGAACTGATCCATCATGCGTTTACCCCAGCGGCTAACCAGACGGTTCGGTGCAAGCTGGTCACGCATATCAGCATCACTTGTGTCCACAAATGTTGTTACGATCAAGCCTTGTACGTGCTCACTGCGTGCACTCGTGTGATAAGCGAGCATGCCTCCGATGCTGCTTCCCAGCGCCACGATTGGCTTGCCATCTTTCCTATATTCACGATCAGCGAGTGAAACAAGCAGCTTGATCCATAGTTCATAATTGAGACGTGTCCCAGGCAACGGATAGCTCAGCCCATACGGTGGAAGATCTGGCGAGACTACCTCGTAACCTCGGAGCTGCAACATTCGGGCATAGGGAGCGAGCAACCTGCCATTGCCTCCAGCTCCGTGAATGAACAGAATTTTGATCGGCGACTCGGGCGCTGGCAGCCGATCGATGTGCAGATGAACCCCGTTCGATTCCCACCACTCCTCTTCAGGATTAGCATGGTTCCCCAGCCTGAATTCTTCGTGAAAAAAGGCTTGATACTGTTTCCAATAATGATGTGTTGTCTGATATGAGGGCAGATTCTTCATTGCAATTCATTCTCCTCTTGTTACAAATCAATTCATTCAGGTTGCATGAGCGTGTCCCTATATAATCCAAAAAAGCCGTGCACTGCACGACCTTTCATTAAGCAACATCTATAAGCATTCGTATAAGCTTACCCCTTTGTACAACAACCTTCATACATCTGTCAATGTAGGGATAGTACCTTACTTGCTGCAAATAAACGCCACACCCGGGAGAGAGTTACTACTCCAAGCAGTGTGGCGTGTATGGATCATCTGTGAATCAAGGAACTTATGTGTTTGCATCTGAGTGTTAAGCTGCCTGTTTCACGGACGTCACAACAGATGGAACAGTGTCAACCTGTCTCTTTTCCCCTCAGTCGATTCCTGAATCGAACATACTGTCCGTAAATCCATGGAGATTCTTTCGTCAGAATCGGGCCAAGTACTGCCAGAATCAACACGTATAACACGGCAAAAGATTGAATGGACGCCATCAGGCCTCCTGCCTTACCGATGTTCGCCATAATGATAGAGAATTCTCCCCGGGAAACGAGCGTGAACCCCACATTGAGAGAAGCCTTTGGTGTCATCCCGGCCAATCTGCCCGCGATCATGCCCGCACCGTAGTTGCTGGCAATGGTCAGGATAACGGCAATAACAGTCATTCCAACCGCCCCGCCTAGGGATGAAGGCTCAATGGTCAGGCCAAAGCTGAAAAAGAAGATGGCACCAAAGAAATCTTTGAACGGCATGATCTGATGCTCAATTCGGCTGGCATGTCTGGATTCCCCCAGAACCAGCCCCATCATCAGAGCTCCAATCGCCTCGGCTACATGCAGCGTTTCCGAGAAACCTGCCACCAGAAAAAGCAGTGTCATGACGGTAAGCAGGAACAACTCCGATGATTTGATGTTAAGCGCCTTATCAATATACTTGATGCATTTCCTGCCTATAATCAGAAATAACACAATAAAGAGCAGCGCAGACAGGGATACAAGCAAGACGCTGAGGAATGAGGTAGCCCCACTAAGTACAAGCCCCGTCAGAATCGAGATATGAATGGCGATGAACAGATCATCAAACATGATCATCCCCATAATAATCTCCGTCTCCGGGTTCGCCGTGCGCTTCAAATCCACAAGTACTTTAGCCACGATCGCTGTGGAAGAACTCGTCATAATACCACAGACAACTAATGTCTCTTTGAGGGGCAGCTCCATGAACCATCCCAGCAGCAGACCGGAAGCAAAATTTAGTCCAACATAGAACATACCTCCGGTCAGGATGGCTTTGCCTGACTTCATCAGGCGGGAGACGGAAAATTCAAGTCCCAGATAAAAGAGCAAAAACAGAATGCCCAGCCTGCCCATAAATTCAATAAATTCCGAGCTTTCGATAAAACGCAAATCTACAATGCCAATCTGTGGTGCATGCGGTCCAACTGCCATACCAATCAGAATATAGAAAGGAATGACCGAAAATCGTAATCGTGCAGATATCAGCCCCGTAAGTGTAATCAGCGCAACGGCAATTCCCACTTCGAATATGAGCATATCCATAGGCTAGAGCCGTCCATTGGATAACAACCGTTTTAACAGTTTGATCTGATCCCGTTCACCGGCGACAACAATCGTAGCCCCCGCGGTAAAGGTATAGTCTGGACCCGGATTAAACTGCTTCGTCTTGTTCTTCTCCACCACAGCCAGAATAACTGCTCCTGTTGCCTGGCGGATGTTCAGTTCTCCGATCGTTCTTCCTATACTCTCTGAATGTGGCTCAATGCGGAGCCATTCAATTAACAGTCCCTCCAGCATCACTTCACGCTCATCCTGAAACGTTGGTTTGTACGTCATGCCGCCGACAATAGCCGCTACCGCACGTGCCTCATCATCATCCAGTGTGACCAGTGACACCATGTCTCCCAGTTCTTCAGGCGAATCGCCTGATTCCATGTGAAACAGGTCACGTCGCTCATCATTATGGATGACGATGACCAGATGCTCACCGCTGCGTGTATGCAGCCAATACTTACGTCCAATTCCCGGCAAATCCGTCTCTTTAAAGTGCATGATCTGCACCCCCAGTCGGCATCCGGTTCAAGGATTCATTGTTCAACACAATATCCGTAATGCGAACCCGCATGGAGCCAGCCGGTATGTTAATCGACCTCACTTCCCCCTTGTGTCCAAGCAGTAATTGCCGACCTACAGGGGAAAGGAAGGAAATACATCCCGCATCAGGATCCGCGTCGTCCGGCATAACAATCGTGAACGAATCGGATGTGTGGAAGTCAACGTATTCAAAACGAATCAAACTGCCAATGAGTACCACCGAGTCCAGATTTTCGTCTGTTCCGAGGAGCAGTTCCTCCACACATGTCGTATAAGCCGCAAGCAGCCGCTCCATCTGGGAACGTTCCGGATCACGCACGTCAAAATAGGCGTCGAGAAATGTTCTTTTCTCTTCACCCAATATAATCAGCTGGTTTACCAGCTTCTCTCTGCAGTTTTGGCGAGTAGACCTATGGTTCATAATAGATCTCACCTCCTATACAAGCCCTGTTCTCCATGTTGATTCGCATGTTTTTCTTCATCATGTTGTACTCCTCCTTCATATAGATAAAAAAACCACGGATACCGAGGTCTTACTACCATCTTACCAAAACAATTTTTTTAATCCAGTCTATTCCGTTAACTTCGTGTTATATAACGATAAAAGGGCAGTCCATCCAGCTTCCAAACTTAACCTTTACATCATATGACAGATCCATAGAAGATTTTAATAACGTCATAAAAAACATTTTATGGATTTTCATCTCGTATTTTTATTTGGTTTCCTGTATATTTAACTACAAACTTTTATGCAATTTATACAAATAGCCATCCCAGGACTTTAACACAATAAAGGAGTGCATCGAAAAAGTGTCGACTATAACTAAGGATTCAACTCAAGTAACTGCCGCAGAGTATGTTCATTCCGTTTACGAATCGGTTATCGCCAGAAATCCACAGGAAAGTGAATTCCATCAGGCTGTCAAAGAGATCCTGGACTCGCTTATTCCTGTCATTGCAGCTCACCCGAAATATCGGGAGAATGGCTTGCTTGAACAGCTTGTTGAGCCAGAACGTGTCATTACGTTTCGTGTGCCTTGGGTAGATGATCAAGGTAAGGTACAAGTGAACCGCGGATTCCGTGTTCAGTTCAATAGCGCAATTGGGCCTTACAAAGGCGGACTTCGCTTCCATCCTTCCGTTTACTCGGGAATTGTTAAGTTCCTTGGGTTTGAACAAATTTTCAAAAATGCCCTGACTGGCCTGCCCATCGGGGGTGGTAAAGGCGGTTCCGACTTCGATCCAAAAGGAAAGTCAGATCTGGAAGTCATGCGTTTCACCCAGAGCTTCATGACGGAGCTGTACAAATATATCGGTTCCGATGCGGACGTACCTGCCGGCGACATCGGTGTAGGTGCACGGGAGATCGGTTATATGTTCGGACAGTACAAACGCATCAGCGGTGGACATGAAGCCGGCGTACTTACAGGTAAAGGACTCCTATACGGTGGAAGTCTTGCACGTAAGGAAGCTACCGGATTCGGATGTGTGTACTTTGTGAAGGAGATGCTGGCATCCAAAGGACTGAGCTTCAAGGACAGTACGGTAGTTGTCTCCGGTTCAGGTAATGTATCCATCTATGCTATCCAGAAGGCTCAAGAGCTTGGAGCTACTGTTGTAGCATGTAGTGACTCTGGAGGTTACATCTATGATGCTCAAGGAATCAATCTGGATACAGTGAAAAGATTAAAAGAGGTTGATCGTCTGCGGATCAGCGAATATGTTAAAGAGCATCCGCATGCCGTTTATACTGAAGGCTGTGAAGGCATCTGGTCTATTCCTTGTGATATCGCACTGCCTTGTGCAACGCAAAATGAAATCGACGAACAGGCTGCTGCATTGCTCGTGCAAGGCGGAGTTAAAGCGATTGGTGAAGGAGCAAATATGCCTTCCACGCTGGCTGCGATTGACGTTTTCCATAAAGAAGGCGTGCTGTTTGGGCCAGCGAAAGCGGCTAACGCTGGCGGAGTAGCCGTGTCCGCCCTTGAAATGTCACAGAACAGCATGCGGTTGTCCTGGTCATTTGAAGAAGTGGACGCCAAGCTGCATGACATTATGTCGAACATCTACACTAGCTGTGTTCAGGCAGCGGATGAGTACGGCTGTGCAGGTAACCTGCTTGCCGGAGCAAACATCGCTGGTTTCCTGAAGGTGGCAGATGCCATGCTCGCGCAAGGTATCGTCTAACTTCAAGAAATTGGGTCGTTGACTCGAAGAGTGTGTAACATCAGAATTAATCTTACCTTTATTGATGAAGGGCAGTCCCCCATGAGGAGAGCTGTCCTTTTTTCATTTTTCTTTTAACTGAAGCGAACCGTATAAAAGTTCAACAGAACATGTAGATACAATGTAGTCTTTATTCTTACTAAAACAAATAAGCCGCCTAAATGGCGGCTATCTAACAGACAATATGGCTTATGAACGAATGGTTTTCAACGCTCCGCTCCAGGATAACACTTGATCCAACATGCCGTTCAGATTGGTCAAATGCAGATCAGCCGGTTTGAACGTTCCGTTATCAAAATCCGTAAACAACGACAATGCCGGATGAACACGTACGTCCGCAACCGACAATTCTCCGAGAATGCCGCGCAGATGTTCTGCAGCACGTGCACCGCCTACCGAGCCATAGCTGACAATCCCTGCAGCTTTATCGTTCCATGCCTCCCGGGCATAGTCCAATGCATTCTTCAGCGATGCCGAGATGCTGTGATTATATTCCTGCACGATAAACACGAACCCGTCCAAGCTCGCCAGCTTCGTGTTCCAGGCAGCAGCCTGTTCTGTTGCATCGGCTTCGCCCAATAACGGCAGCTTGTAATCAGCAATATCCACGATTTCGTAGTTGGCATCTCCACGTGCATCTGCAATCTGTTTCACCCATTCTCCGACCTGCGGACTCAACCGCCCTTCACGTGTACTCCCAAGAATAATTCCAATGTTCAATTTCGACATGATTGTTTCCTCCTCTTGTGTATTGTTATTTGTTTTTCCGAATAACTTATCCATAAATCCCATATTTACACCATCCTGCATCCGTTTAGTTGGTTAGCTCTGTATTAAATATAAGTGACTTAATTTATTTAGTCAAGTAACTTACATAAAGTTTGCAAATTATTTTTTATCTCTATCTATCATATCAGTGCCGGTTCCTATTTATGCTGCCAGCCCTTGCAACTACATAAAAAAAGGTCCATTCCCGATGAATCTGGGAATGGACCTTCCTGTTATTTTTCGTCGTTGCCTTGCTGAACTGTCTGGCACCCCTTTATTTTACAGTGATCAGAGCTTCACCTTGGTTCACTTGCCCCTGCTGCTTCGCCTGAATATCCATATATACGGCTGTATTCGATACAATAACAGAGGTCGTAGTATCCAAACCTGCAGCTGTGATGCCTTCAAGATCAAACTCCACGAGCTTGTCTCCCTTGCGAACCGTATCCCCATCGGAGACAAAAGAAGTAAAATGTTTGCCCTTGAGACTCACCGTATTAATACCCACATGAATCAAAATCTCAATGCCATCTTCAGACAACAGACCAATGGCATGTTTCGTCTTGAAAATGGTCACAATCACACCATCGAACGGTGCATAAGCCACGCCTTGTGTCGGTACAATCGCAGCTCCCTGCCCCATGGCTCCGCTGGAGAATGCCTCATCGCCCACCTCTTTCAACGGAATCAGTTTACCCGTAAGCGGACTAAACACGGTTTTCTCCACAAGCGATTCCGCGGCAGAGTCAGCTGAAGCAGTGGAAGAAACATTAACGAATTCGCTGGAAGCAGACGATTGCTCTGCCTTCTCGGCATGCTCCTGGTTTGATGGAGCAGATTGGGCTGCATTTTTATAACCAAACATGTAGGTTAGGATAAAGCCCAATATAAAAGCAATAAGAACAGACAGGATGAACCCAATGAATCCGGTATCCATTCCTGACGGATTAATGAAGATCGGAATACCGAATACACCACCAGCCGCAAAACCATACGCAGTCGAACCCATGAAACCAGCCAAAGCCCCGGCGATACCGCTTGCGATTGAAGCCATAATAAATGCCTTTTTGGCCGGCAATGTGACGCCATAGATTGCTGGCTCCGTTACCCCCAACAACCCAGCAATAGTTGCTGAGGTCGCAATCGGTTTCAGTCGCTTATCGCGTGTTTTAATCGCAATGGCAAGCGACGCCCCAGTCTGAGCAAACGTGGTACAGAACAGCATGCCGTTAATTGGATCGAAGCCGTTTGTGGTGAGGTTGTTGATCAGGATCGGAATAAATGCCCAGTGCAGTCCAAAGATAATGACCGTTTGCCAGATCCCTGCCAGAATCAATCCTGCGATAATCGGGCTAAGCTTATAAACCCACATTGCACCGTCAGCCAGATAATCACTTACAAGTGTTGACACAGGACCAACTGCCAGGAAAACAATCGGTGTAATGACAGCAAGTGTAACAAGCGGTACAAAGAACATTTTAATGGAGGGAGGCGTAATCTTCCCTAGCCACTTCTCGAAGTTCGAGGCCAGGTAGGAAGCGACAATAATAGGAATAACGGATTGTGTATAATTCATCAGAACAACCGGAATGCCGAGAAATGACATGGCCGTGCCATCCGTAAATGCTGCTATCATGGTTGGATAGACGAGCGCTGCACCAAGGGTTGCCGAAATAAATGGATTACCTCCGAATTTCTTGGCTGCTGAGAATCCAAGCAGAATCGGGAAGAAATAAAACAGGGCATCTGCTATTGCATACAATATCTTGTACGTACTCATCTCTTCGGTAAGCCAGTTCAGCGTAATGAACAGGGCAAGTAGTCCTTTTAGGATACCTACAGCTGACAGTACCCCCACGACTGGCAGGAACACGCCGGAGATTACATCAACAAAGCGGTTGAACAAACCCTTTTTCTCACCTTGAGCTGTATCTCCCGAAGGTGATGCAGCCGGATCCCTTCCCATCGTTTTCAACAGGGACTCATAAACTTTAGGTACTTCATTCCCTATGACGACTTGAAACTGCCCTCCACCCTCCACAACGGTAAGTACACCATCAATCTGTTTGATCTCTTCCTTATTTGGTGCCTGCATGTCTTTCAAGGTAAATCGGAGACGGGTCACACAATGAATAACGTTATTGATATTATCATTGCCACCGACGGCGCTGAGAATTTCCTTTGCTGTTTTGTCGTGATTCATGTCATATACTCCTTTATGTGGATGCCATAGTATCTTCTTAGGAAGTCATTACTAAGAAGAAATAAATATCGTAAAACATTGTTAGTTGATTTAATTACCTATTCCAGCCTTTACCGGTGTAGCCCATGCCGCCACGATCGCTGCACAGATGCCACCCGCCAGTTTCCCCACAATCATGGCGGTTACCATGGATTTGTCCATGCCCGCTACGAAACCCAGATGTCCTCCAAATACAAAAGAACCACTGACCGCAAAAGCAATGCTGACGACCTTCCCTCTTGGGTTCATGTCTTTAACCAGCTGAAATGTCGGGATATTATGAGCCAGTGAAGCTACAAGCCCGGCTGTGGTAGGCGCATCCAGCTTCAGCCATCGGCCTGCGCGTTCAAGCGGTGTTTTGCAGGTTTTGTTGATCACAGCCACCATGGGGAAAGCCCCGGCCAGTACAATGGCAATTGTCCCTACCGTTGTAATGCCTTCCGAAAGCGGAGCCATGTTCGGGATCACCGCGAAGCCCGTGAGGGTTTTTACGGCGATGGCCACCAATCCAACCAGGGACAGCAAGGTGATACCGCTTCCAAATATGTTAAACAACCTGACCGTTTGATTCATAAAAAAGCGCAAGCCAATCATAATGATGATGGACAATATCACGGGGATAATCAGGTTTCGGTAGATGATCGTAAAACCAATGCCTGCTACCATTCCTCCAATCAGACAGCCAATCGGAATTGTACTGATGCCGATGAGGACGCCCTTGGCAAAGTACGGATGATCCTCCCGATCCAGAATGCCCAGCGCAACGGGGATCGTGAACACAAGTGTTGGCCCAAACATTGTCCCGAGGAATACCCATGAAAAGAGACCTGCCTGTTCGCTCTGTGCCATCTGTCCCGCCAAAGCGTATCCTCCCATATCGACCGCAAGGATGGTATTGGCGAACGATGCCGGATCGGCACCGATCGCTTCATACAGCGGAGAGATGAGCGGAATGAGCATACTCGCCAGAACAGGCGCAAGTGAGACAATTCCCACCATGACCAGGGCGAGTGAGCCCATCGCCATGATGCCTTCCGTGAACGCCACTCCGAGTCCCATCCGGTTCCCGAATGCCTTGTCCACAGCACCAAGCACCAGGAAAAACGCAATGAGGATCATGACGAGTTCATTAATGGACATTATTGCTCCTCTACATACCGTTGAACGTTGTGGTTCGCCGCACTGTCATACGTATCAAATACCAAGCGAAGCGTTTTGACATTATCCGAACCGCTGGTCTGGAACTCCGCCCCTGTATTCAAACATTCAATAAAGTGGGATTGAAGTTTACGGTGACTATCCTCGTAGTTCAGCTCCGTTCGTTCAGCATACACCTTCTCCTTGCCAGCGTTATCGATGATGGACAACCTTCCGTCTTTATAGAGCTTGATCGTGGCTTTATCCCCTTCGATGATGAGCTGCTCCTTATGATCCGGAAGTACTTGCTCCGGCAAAGATCCACTCAGCTCACGACGCGTCGCCCAGCTCATATCCATCAGCCCGACATACTCCCCGTATCCCAGCATAACCATGCCACTGTCTTCGCCGAGCGTATATTCGCTTACCTTCCTTGTCTCTGCATACAGACGCTCAGGCTCTCCGAACAGGAAACGCCAGGTATCAAACCAATGCACACCCATCTCATAGAACAACAAATGAGGCATGTCCCTGAAAAAAGGCTGTGGCAGTTCCTGTTCCGGAGCAAATCTTGGGGAATAAAAATCCGTATGGATATAACGAATCGTATTCAGTTGACCCACCGTATTTTCCTCGAGCAGTTTCTTGATCAATTGAAACGGTTCAAGCCAGCGCCAATTCTCCGTCACCATCAGACGTACGCCTGCTTCTTCCGCAATTCGTACCATCTCCTCGGCCTCCTCAATGGAACGCGCAAACGGCTTCTGGCACATGATATGCTTGCCTGCAGCAGCAGCCAGTTTCACCAGTTCCAGATGTGTGTCAGGCGGCGTGATTATATCCAGCACATCCAGATCTGCTTCTTCAAGCATGGTTGCCACATCCGAGTACCGGAATGCTGCCGGAATGTTGAACCTGTCCGATTTCTCATTCAGCGCTGCAGCGTCGCGATCACAAATTCCTGTTATTTCGGCATCCGCAATGAATTGCCAAGCCTTAATGTGTTTTTCTGACCAGTACCCCGTACCTACGATACCGATTTTCCACATACCTTCACCCCATCTATAATGTAAAATCTCTCTATGCCATATCTCAGCCTGATGCTGGGGCCTCCCTTACTTCCGTGTACCAATGATTACCGTATCATGTTCAAACATATGCATTGGAATGACCCCGCACTCGTTCTCGCGGAATGGATTTGTCTGAGCAAATCGGCGGTGGACCAGATCAATGGTCGTAAACTCGTAATCCTCCACCGGAAAATCCAGTCGTACCTTCGTGTTGACCGGAACGTATAGAACAATGGTATCCTCATTGCCTGCCGCACGAATTTCCTTCGTCTTGTTCAATACGATATCCAGCGGCTTCACACCGACCAGTTGATACTGGTCAAAGAGGTATTTCATAAATGAATAATCCCACGCGCCCTCGAAGCGAAGAGCCGATCTCCAGTCATAGGGGCTATCGAAACCTTCCCCTTCCACAATGCCAAAAGACATGCCTTTTTTGTGCCAGCTCCAGATGCCGTGTGCTCCGTACGTGACCCCGGCACCGCCTCCGGCAAGCAGACTCTGCCACGCCGCCTTACGAGCATCGAATGCAGAGTATCGCCCATACACGTTGCGGCTGTAACTAATCTGTTCATAACAAGGTTCACCGTTGATCACCGGACGCTCAGGCGTCTGATTATAAAAATGCTCTGCAAGCTCATGAGCCATGGCCTGGAATTCAGAGTTATGACCGGATTGATACATATAAAAATCCAGTCCTTCATGGTTTGCAAACGTCTCCGGAATGTCTCGCAATCTCCCTTGAATGTGCAGCGTGGTCAGACTGGACGGACTGATCCGCTTGACGGTTTCCAGTGCAGTCTGATAATAGGTATTCGCCACGTCGGACGGGAAATCCGTATCACCACTGACCAGATAAATTGGGTTATATTTAGAGAAGCGATTGACGACATAAGTCACGTAAGGTTCAACAGCCCCCAACGGCATTTTGCTATTCTTCTGAAACCTCGTAGCCCATGTATCCGGCACATAATTACACCACAGGAGCACAAGCGCGGATGTAAATCCACGTTCTGTGGCCATGCGAACCATCTTTTCAGCACGGTCAAAGTAAAATTCGTTATAGACCGAATAATCAGTTGTCCCATCTTCCTGCTGAGCAAAGGGTTCCAGCTCCAGATCAGATCCACTGGCATCCCACTGACGCAGGATGTTGATCTGTAATACGTTAAATCCCTGCATTTTGCGATAATCCAAATACTCTTCCCATTCTTCAAGCGTGGCGTTAGTAAACGCACTCCACACAGTATCCGCCAAATAAAACAAAGGTTTCCCTTGTTTTTCTAACGTTCGGCGATTGGCAGCAACTTGAACAGCCATCTTTTCACCCCATCCTTCTTCACTAAACTAAATAGATTATTTTAGTTAATTTAATATGATTTAAGTCATCCTCAATACAATGAATGCGTTTTCCAATTGAATATTAACACTTGATTCATAAACAGTCAATCATAATTTTAGCTTAAATACATATTTTTTTTAGTTAAGTTTAGTTTAGTAAACAACTGAAATTTTAGCTTGAATCGTGGTATACTGAGCGTATGCAGTCCATTTAGGAGGTTGTCTCTTGAAGATCGATGATATTGCGCGGCTGGCTGGCGTGTCCAAAGCAGCTGTCTCTCTTGCGTTTAACAATAAACCTGGCGTCAGCGAACAGACACGGGAACATATACTGAACATTGCACAGATCCACGGATATAAACCAAGAACGGCTAAAACTGGAAAAGAAATCTATAAACCCAATGCGATTATTCGTTTTGTTGCCTGTAAAAATACGGATATCGTAACGGAACATTATGATACACTCCCCTTTTTCAATGAGTTGATTCACCATATCACGGAGCAGGTCAAGCAACATGGAAATACACTTATCATTTCATCTATTGATCTTCAGCGAATACAGCACGAACTTGAAGTT from Paenibacillus sp. JNUCC-31 includes:
- a CDS encoding alpha/beta hydrolase, which codes for MKNLPSYQTTHHYWKQYQAFFHEEFRLGNHANPEEEWWESNGVHLHIDRLPAPESPIKILFIHGAGGNGRLLAPYARMLQLRGYEVVSPDLPPYGLSYPLPGTRLNYELWIKLLVSLADREYRKDGKPIVALGSSIGGMLAYHTSARSEHVQGLIVTTFVDTSDADMRDQLAPNRLVSRWGKRMMDQFPALLDHIRISVKQVSRMQLITNNRDLTRLIMNDPQAAATRVPLELLRTFLNKKPEVNPEEFDQCPVLLVHPELDSMTPLRFSHSFFERLKVEKECVILEGAGHFPIEQPGVNQLEEAVLRFLHKIQL
- a CDS encoding cation:proton antiporter, producing MDMLIFEVGIAVALITLTGLISARLRFSVIPFYILIGMAVGPHAPQIGIVDLRFIESSEFIEFMGRLGILFLLFYLGLEFSVSRLMKSGKAILTGGMFYVGLNFASGLLLGWFMELPLKETLVVCGIMTSSSTAIVAKVLVDLKRTANPETEIIMGMIMFDDLFIAIHISILTGLVLSGATSFLSVLLVSLSALLFIVLFLIIGRKCIKYIDKALNIKSSELFLLTVMTLLFLVAGFSETLHVAEAIGALMMGLVLGESRHASRIEHQIMPFKDFFGAIFFFSFGLTIEPSSLGGAVGMTVIAVILTIASNYGAGMIAGRLAGMTPKASLNVGFTLVSRGEFSIIMANIGKAGGLMASIQSFAVLYVLILAVLGPILTKESPWIYGQYVRFRNRLRGKETG
- a CDS encoding cation:proton antiporter regulatory subunit; translated protein: MHFKETDLPGIGRKYWLHTRSGEHLVIVIHNDERRDLFHMESGDSPEELGDMVSLVTLDDDEARAVAAIVGGMTYKPTFQDEREVMLEGLLIEWLRIEPHSESIGRTIGELNIRQATGAVILAVVEKNKTKQFNPGPDYTFTAGATIVVAGERDQIKLLKRLLSNGRL
- a CDS encoding GreA/GreB family elongation factor, which gives rise to MNHRSTRQNCREKLVNQLIILGEEKRTFLDAYFDVRDPERSQMERLLAAYTTCVEELLLGTDENLDSVVLIGSLIRFEYVDFHTSDSFTIVMPDDADPDAGCISFLSPVGRQLLLGHKGEVRSINIPAGSMRVRITDIVLNNESLNRMPTGGADHAL
- the gdhA gene encoding NADP-specific glutamate dehydrogenase, whose amino-acid sequence is MSTITKDSTQVTAAEYVHSVYESVIARNPQESEFHQAVKEILDSLIPVIAAHPKYRENGLLEQLVEPERVITFRVPWVDDQGKVQVNRGFRVQFNSAIGPYKGGLRFHPSVYSGIVKFLGFEQIFKNALTGLPIGGGKGGSDFDPKGKSDLEVMRFTQSFMTELYKYIGSDADVPAGDIGVGAREIGYMFGQYKRISGGHEAGVLTGKGLLYGGSLARKEATGFGCVYFVKEMLASKGLSFKDSTVVVSGSGNVSIYAIQKAQELGATVVACSDSGGYIYDAQGINLDTVKRLKEVDRLRISEYVKEHPHAVYTEGCEGIWSIPCDIALPCATQNEIDEQAAALLVQGGVKAIGEGANMPSTLAAIDVFHKEGVLFGPAKAANAGGVAVSALEMSQNSMRLSWSFEEVDAKLHDIMSNIYTSCVQAADEYGCAGNLLAGANIAGFLKVADAMLAQGIV
- a CDS encoding NADPH-dependent FMN reductase, which produces MSKLNIGIILGSTREGRLSPQVGEWVKQIADARGDANYEIVDIADYKLPLLGEADATEQAAAWNTKLASLDGFVFIVQEYNHSISASLKNALDYAREAWNDKAAGIVSYGSVGGARAAEHLRGILGELSVADVRVHPALSLFTDFDNGTFKPADLHLTNLNGMLDQVLSWSGALKTIRS
- a CDS encoding beta-glucoside-specific PTS transporter subunit IIABC; translated protein: MNHDKTAKEILSAVGGNDNINNVIHCVTRLRFTLKDMQAPNKEEIKQIDGVLTVVEGGGQFQVVIGNEVPKVYESLLKTMGRDPAASPSGDTAQGEKKGLFNRFVDVISGVFLPVVGVLSAVGILKGLLALFITLNWLTEEMSTYKILYAIADALFYFFPILLGFSAAKKFGGNPFISATLGAALVYPTMIAAFTDGTAMSFLGIPVVLMNYTQSVIPIIVASYLASNFEKWLGKITPPSIKMFFVPLVTLAVITPIVFLAVGPVSTLVSDYLADGAMWVYKLSPIIAGLILAGIWQTVIIFGLHWAFIPILINNLTTNGFDPINGMLFCTTFAQTGASLAIAIKTRDKRLKPIATSATIAGLLGVTEPAIYGVTLPAKKAFIMASIASGIAGALAGFMGSTAYGFAAGGVFGIPIFINPSGMDTGFIGFILSVLIAFILGFILTYMFGYKNAAQSAPSNQEHAEKAEQSSASSEFVNVSSTASADSAAESLVEKTVFSPLTGKLIPLKEVGDEAFSSGAMGQGAAIVPTQGVAYAPFDGVIVTIFKTKHAIGLLSEDGIEILIHVGINTVSLKGKHFTSFVSDGDTVRKGDKLVEFDLEGITAAGLDTTTSVIVSNTAVYMDIQAKQQGQVNQGEALITVK
- the eutH gene encoding ethanolamine utilization protein EutH, yielding MSINELVMILIAFFLVLGAVDKAFGNRMGLGVAFTEGIMAMGSLALVMVGIVSLAPVLASMLIPLISPLYEAIGADPASFANTILAVDMGGYALAGQMAQSEQAGLFSWVFLGTMFGPTLVFTIPVALGILDREDHPYFAKGVLIGISTIPIGCLIGGMVAGIGFTIIYRNLIIPVILSIIIMIGLRFFMNQTVRLFNIFGSGITLLSLVGLVAIAVKTLTGFAVIPNMAPLSEGITTVGTIAIVLAGAFPMVAVINKTCKTPLERAGRWLKLDAPTTAGLVASLAHNIPTFQLVKDMNPRGKVVSIAFAVSGSFVFGGHLGFVAGMDKSMVTAMIVGKLAGGICAAIVAAWATPVKAGIGN
- a CDS encoding Gfo/Idh/MocA family protein: MWKIGIVGTGYWSEKHIKAWQFIADAEITGICDRDAAALNEKSDRFNIPAAFRYSDVATMLEEADLDVLDIITPPDTHLELVKLAAAAGKHIMCQKPFARSIEEAEEMVRIAEEAGVRLMVTENWRWLEPFQLIKKLLEENTVGQLNTIRYIHTDFYSPRFAPEQELPQPFFRDMPHLLFYEMGVHWFDTWRFLFGEPERLYAETRKVSEYTLGEDSGMVMLGYGEYVGLMDMSWATRRELSGSLPEQVLPDHKEQLIIEGDKATIKLYKDGRLSIIDNAGKEKVYAERTELNYEDSHRKLQSHFIECLNTGAEFQTSGSDNVKTLRLVFDTYDSAANHNVQRYVEEQ